The following DNA comes from Halobacillus litoralis.
TTTCTTATAAAAAGCAATAGCATTTTCGTTTTTTTCCCATACACCCAGCCAGACCTTCTTTTTATTCTGTTCCATAGCAGTATCCATAGCTTTGTTGAACAGATATTTTCCAAGTCCCTGCTTTTGAAATTTTTTTATAATATAAATCCGCTCGATCTCAAGGGAGGCATCATCCATTTCTTCGGTCTGAGCTTCCCCTGTATTCACCTTTAAATATCCAGCGACTTCATCATTAAAAGAAACAAAAAAGAATTGCGAGAAATAGGTGGATAACTCTTTTTCTACTTGCCTTAAATTAAATGCTTCTTCCAAATAATTCTTTATATTTTCCGGTGAATTCTGTTCCTCATATGTCTCCTTAAATGTTTCGCGACTGATTTTTTGCAGTTTGTGTGAATCTTCCATTGTGCATCTTTTCAATGTTATATTCATTCTAACCCTGATGCTCCTCTCTACAATCAATAACTCCTTTTGCTTCCCTTTTTGACAAATTCCCAGTCTTTTTCGATATTTGTTCTGACTCTTTGGAGAAGATCGAAAATGATTTCCACTTCTTTCTCTGATAAACCTTCTAAGGCAACGGCATTGGAATGATCATTTTCTCTTTTTATAAAAGGAAAAACCTTTTCCCCTTTCTCTGTTGGAAAGAGCTTTTTTATTTTTTTGTTATGTTCGTCTTCTTTCTTCTCAACAAAGCCATTCATTTCAAGTTTTTTTATAGACCGTGCGGCAGTAGTCCGATCCACTTTTATCATCTCAGCTACCTTCTCTTGAATGATTCCTGGGTTTTCACATATTCTTACAAGATATAAATACTGTCCTCTTGTGAGGTTGTATTCTTTGAATTCTATATTACTTATTGAATCTAACGACCTTGCTATCATTCCGATTTCACGAAGTATGTCTTTCATTTTGAACTCCTCAGCATTCATTTTTGTTGTAAATGCAACATGTAACTCATAAATTAAACGTACCTTATTTTTGTTGTATTTGCAACATAAAATGCAGAAAAAGATACATCGGAGTGAAGTTTTTTATTTTGGTCTTTGGAATATCATGACTCCTGCCTATGGTAAAATATAATGGATGAGGGAGGTCGACGAATGGATCATTCAAATAGAACATATGCAGTTGAAGCAGATCAATTAGTAAAAGCTTTTGGTAAAGAACGAGCGGTAGATGGCATCAGCTTAAAAGTGCCAAAAGGTATTGTCTATGGTTTCCTTGGCCCTAATGGAGCTGGAAAAACGACAATGATCCGTATGCTGGCAACTCTGTTGAAACCGACTGAAGGTCAAGCGAAAGTGATGGGGTATGATTTAACAAAAGAAGCGGATGATGTCAGGCAGTCCATCAGTTTAACAGGACAGTTCGCTTCTGTTGATGAAGAATTATCCGGCCGGGAGAATTTGATTTTCATTGGCAGGTTAGTTGGTTTTTCCCGTAAAGAAGCAAAGGCGAGAGCCGATGAATTATTA
Coding sequences within:
- a CDS encoding GNAT family N-acetyltransferase, with the translated sequence MNITLKRCTMEDSHKLQKISRETFKETYEEQNSPENIKNYLEEAFNLRQVEKELSTYFSQFFFVSFNDEVAGYLKVNTGEAQTEEMDDASLEIERIYIIKKFQKQGLGKYLFNKAMDTAMEQNKKKVWLGVWEKNENAIAFYKKMGFVQTGTHSFIIGDEEQTDLIMVKSLQ
- a CDS encoding MarR family winged helix-turn-helix transcriptional regulator, which produces MKDILREIGMIARSLDSISNIEFKEYNLTRGQYLYLVRICENPGIIQEKVAEMIKVDRTTAARSIKKLEMNGFVEKKEDEHNKKIKKLFPTEKGEKVFPFIKRENDHSNAVALEGLSEKEVEIIFDLLQRVRTNIEKDWEFVKKGSKRSY